A region of the Chryseobacterium gotjawalense genome:
GTTGTTGATGAAATTTTTTTATTTTTTTTGGAGCAACAGGAGTTTCGTATATTACGATTCCTGGCGATCCCATTTTTACCAGCTTTTCAGTCTATGAAAGGTTGAGGATGTTAATTGTAAATCTCATTTTGGCATATAGAATTTTGTAATTTACATTCATTATAAATTGTCACTTTCGCATTGTTTTAAGAAGAATATCTTGCAGAGGTTCAGTTTTAGCTTTATATTCGTGATACATTAACCAATAAAAACGATGTATTATGAAAAAACTGTTATTATTGGCAGCTTTCGGAGTTGCAGGAATGATGAGTGCGAGCAACACAGAAATTGCAAATGAGGGGACTACGATCGTGCTCGCTAGCCGCACTTGTGTTGGCGTAGAATCAGACTGCGGTGGAGGCGGAATCTGGTTCGCTTGTGGTGAAAAAAACTCCGATGGCGAATTAGATCATGAAGTAGTTGATGAAATGAGACAAAATTTAAATGAAGCATTTTGTGGATATGGAGAGTAGGAAATTTTTATTGTTTTTTCTCGTATTATTATGTTCAATTATTTATGGGCAGGAGTGTAACTCCTGCTTTAAATTTTATTACAGCTTCAGCAATCAATCTGATTCATTGGATATATATTCTAAAAGCAATCATGTTTTTGTTTTAATGAAAAAAAATGACAGTACTTTGTTTACAGATATTCAAAATAAAAAGGCGGATTCTTTAGAAGCAATAATTTGGGCAGATTATAAAAGAACTAAAAGCGGAACGATAAGTTATAAAGGTGTTCCGAATGCAAAATTCAAATATTATATCAGCAAAGATTTAGGTGTCCCGAAAAGCAATGTAAAGGTTTATGATAAAGTAGGAACGGCTAATTTTTTGTTTGAAGATCCCTCTGAATTAGAATGGGAACTAATCAATGAAAAAAAACAGATTGCAGGCTTCTCTTGTCAAAAAGCGCAGACTTTTGCTTTTGGTAGAAAATATATTGCATGGTTTACAACTGAGATTCCAATAAGTGATGGTCCTTATAAATTCAGAGGCTTGCCAGGACTCATTGTTGAAGTTTATGATGACAGGAAATATTTTTTATTTTCATTAATTAGATATCAAAAAAATGATACTGATGTAATGATGAAGATTCCGGAGTTACGGCGAAGGAATTTAATAACTACGACTAAAGAGAAATTCATTTCGGCTAAAAAAAACCATAGGGAAGGATTAATAGCAAGGATCAGAAGCGGACCTTTTGGTCAAGAAGTAAGTGCTGAACGAATAAAACAAATTCAAGATAATATGAAAAAGAACAATAATTATTTAGAGTAGTTTCTTTTGAAAAATTTGTAAATAATAAGATTCTCTACATTTGAGAAATCTTTTTTGATTCGTGTCAAGAAAAGGACAATGCGAAAAGAAAAAAGAAACGGAATATTTTCATACGATAAAATGATAAAAAATTGTAATATGTTAAAAATCAAAATATTTTACACTGTTATATTGTCAATTAAAATATTCTTCATACATTTGCACACTCAATTTAAGGAAGAAGTGCGCCTATTTCAAATATAGAAATCACCCAAACCTTGATTGATAAACGAGAACTTAATTAGATATATATAAACATGTCAGGTATTATTGGTAAAAAAATCGGGATGACATCGCTGTTTGACGAGGCTGGGAAGAATATTCCTTGTACCGTTATTCAAGCGGGTCCTTGCTCGGTTTTACAGGTCAGAACCATAGAAAAGGATGGGTACAAAGCTGCTCAACTTGGTTTCGATGACAAGAGTGAAAAGAACGTTGGTAAAGCGTTAGCCGGCCATTTCAAAAAGGCGGGTTCAACTCCTAAAGCTAAATTGGTAGAATTCTATCATGCTTTCGTAGAAAAGTTAAGCGTAGGAGATGAAGTGAAAGTGAACTTATTTGCTCAAGGCGAATATGTTGATGTAACAGGAACTTCAAAAGGTAAAGGTTTCCAAGGGGTTGTGAAAAGACACAATTTCCGTGGGGTAATGCAAGCGACTCATGGTCAGCACAACAGATTAAGAGCCCCAGGTTCTATTGGTGCAGGTTCCGACCCGTCAAGAGTATTCAAAGGAATGCGTATGGCAGGAAGAATGGGTGGTAAGCAAGTTACCGTACAAAACCTAGAAGTGTTAAGAGTAGATGAAGAACAAAATCTTTTAGTAGTAAAAGGTGCTGTTCCGGGAGCGAAAAATTCTTATGTAATTATCAGAAAATGGAACTAGTAGTATTAAATACATCAGGAAAAGAAACCGGAAGAAGTGTGTCTCTAGACGAAGCTATCTTCGGAATTGAGCCAAACCAGCACGCGGTTTACTTAGAGGTTAAGCAATATCTTGCTGCACAAAGACAAGGTACGCACAAATCAAAAGAAAGAAACGAAATCTCAGGATCAACTAAGAAACTTAAGAAACAAAAAGGTTCAGGTTCTGCAAGATACGGTAGTATCAAATCCCCAATTTTCAAAGGTGGAGGTAGAATTTTCGGTCCAAAACCAAGAGACTACAGATTCAAATTGAATAAGGCTTTGAAAAGATTAGCAAAAAAATCTGTTCTTTCGCAAAAAATGAGAGATAATTCAATCATAGTATTAGAAGCTTTCAATTTTGAAGCGCCTAAAACGAAAGAATTTATCAACTTGAACAACGCGTTAGGATTTGAAGGTAAAAAAGCTCTTTATATCTTACCGGAAGCGAACAAAAACGTTTATCTGTCTTCTAGAAACTTGGCGAAAACCAAAGTTTTAACTTATAACGAAATCAGTTCTTACGATTTAGTAAACGCTGGTGAGATCGTATTTTTAGAAGGTGCAATAGAGAAATTTCAAGAAAATTTAAGAAAATAAATCATGTCTATTATCATTAAACCAATCATCTCAGAAAAAGCAAACTATCTTACAGATTTGAGAGGACATTATTCTTTTTTAGTTAACCCTAAATCGAATAAAATCCAGATCAAAAAAGCGATAGAAGTTGCTTACGGTGTAAAAGTAGCAGACATTAGTACAATGATTTATGCGCCTAAAGTTTCTAGTAAACACACCAAAAAAGGATTACAAGTTGGAAAAACCAGCAAATTGAAAAAAGCAGTCGTGGCCCTTGCAGAAGGAGAAGTGATTGATATTTTTGCAACCAACTAAAAAAGCACAACGGGTTATCACCCTGTGACTTGAACAATAAAATTTTATTAATTATAAATAATTGTAATGTCTGTTAGAAAATTAAAACCTATCACCCCGGGACAGAGATTCAGAGTTGTAAACAACTTTGATGAAATTACTACCAACAAACCAGAGAAATCTCTAACAGTTGGTATAAGTAAGTCAGGTGGTCGTAACAATACTGGTAAAATGACCATGCGTTACACCGGAGGTGGACACAAACAAAAATACAGAATTATCGACTTCAAAAGAAACAAGTTTGATGTTGAAGCTACGGTAAAAACTGTTGAGTACGATCCAAACAGAACTGCTTTCATCGCTCTATTAGAATATGCAGACGGAGAGAAGAGATATATCATCGCTCCAACTGGTATCAAAGTAGATCAGAAAGTAATTTCCTCAGAAACCGCAGAACCAAATGTTGGTAATGCAATGAAGTTGAAAAACATTCCTTTGGGAACTGTTATTTCTTGTATCGAATTGAAACCTGGTCAAGGTGGAATTATGGCAAGAAGTGCAGGATCATCGGCACAGTTAACTTCAAGAGATAAAAAATACGTAATCATTAAATTACCTTCGGGAGAATCTAGAATGGTTCTTGGAGAATGTATGGCAATGGTTGGTGCAGTATCTAACCACGATCACATGCTTACCGTTTCCGGTAAAGCAGGTAGAAGCAGATGGTTGGGTAGAAGACCTAGAACGAGACCAGTAGTAATGAACCCTGTAGATCACCCAATGGGAGGTGGTGAAGGTAAATCTTCTGGAGGTCACCCAAGATCAAGAAATGGTATGCCTTCTAAAGGTTACAAAACCAGAAAGAAAAACAAAGCGTCTAACCGTCATATCATATCTAAAAGAAAATAATTATGTCAAGATCACTTAAAAAAGGACCTTTCATTCATCACACTTTAGATAAGAAGGTTCAGACAAATATAGAGTCTGGTAAGAAAACAGTAATCAAAACTTGGTCTAGAGCATCAATGATCTCTCCAGACTTCGTAGGGCAAACCATCGCAGTACACAACGGAAAATCTTTTATTCCTGTATATGTAACTGAGAATATGGTAGGTCATAAGTTAGGCGAATTTTCTCCGACAAGATCTTTTAGAGGTCACGGCGGTAACAAAAATAAAGGAGGTAGATAATCATGGGATCAAGAAAAAGAGAAAGTGCATTGGCACGTAAAATAGCAAATCAAGATGTAGCAAAAGCGTTACATAATGACTGCCCGTCTTCTCCAAGAAAAATGAGATTAGTAGCTGATATCATTAGAGGAGTAGAAGTAGATAAGGCGTTGAGTATCCTTAAATATTCCAAGAAAGATGCTTCAAATAAATTAGAGAAAGTACTTCTTTCGGCGATGGCTAACTGGCAATCAAAAAACGAAGGTGCTGATATCGAAGAAGCAAACTTAATCGTAAAAGAAATT
Encoded here:
- a CDS encoding GLPGLI family protein, whose translation is MKHFVDMESRKFLLFFLVLLCSIIYGQECNSCFKFYYSFSNQSDSLDIYSKSNHVFVLMKKNDSTLFTDIQNKKADSLEAIIWADYKRTKSGTISYKGVPNAKFKYYISKDLGVPKSNVKVYDKVGTANFLFEDPSELEWELINEKKQIAGFSCQKAQTFAFGRKYIAWFTTEIPISDGPYKFRGLPGLIVEVYDDRKYFLFSLIRYQKNDTDVMMKIPELRRRNLITTTKEKFISAKKNHREGLIARIRSGPFGQEVSAERIKQIQDNMKKNNNYLE
- the rpsS gene encoding 30S ribosomal protein S19; its protein translation is MSRSLKKGPFIHHTLDKKVQTNIESGKKTVIKTWSRASMISPDFVGQTIAVHNGKSFIPVYVTENMVGHKLGEFSPTRSFRGHGGNKNKGGR
- the rplV gene encoding 50S ribosomal protein L22 produces the protein MGSRKRESALARKIANQDVAKALHNDCPSSPRKMRLVADIIRGVEVDKALSILKYSKKDASNKLEKVLLSAMANWQSKNEGADIEEANLIVKEIMVDSARQLKRLRPAPQGRGHRIRKRSNHITLILGTKDNK
- the rplD gene encoding 50S ribosomal protein L4; amino-acid sequence: MELVVLNTSGKETGRSVSLDEAIFGIEPNQHAVYLEVKQYLAAQRQGTHKSKERNEISGSTKKLKKQKGSGSARYGSIKSPIFKGGGRIFGPKPRDYRFKLNKALKRLAKKSVLSQKMRDNSIIVLEAFNFEAPKTKEFINLNNALGFEGKKALYILPEANKNVYLSSRNLAKTKVLTYNEISSYDLVNAGEIVFLEGAIEKFQENLRK
- the rplC gene encoding 50S ribosomal protein L3; this translates as MSGIIGKKIGMTSLFDEAGKNIPCTVIQAGPCSVLQVRTIEKDGYKAAQLGFDDKSEKNVGKALAGHFKKAGSTPKAKLVEFYHAFVEKLSVGDEVKVNLFAQGEYVDVTGTSKGKGFQGVVKRHNFRGVMQATHGQHNRLRAPGSIGAGSDPSRVFKGMRMAGRMGGKQVTVQNLEVLRVDEEQNLLVVKGAVPGAKNSYVIIRKWN
- the rplW gene encoding 50S ribosomal protein L23, encoding MSIIIKPIISEKANYLTDLRGHYSFLVNPKSNKIQIKKAIEVAYGVKVADISTMIYAPKVSSKHTKKGLQVGKTSKLKKAVVALAEGEVIDIFATN
- the rplB gene encoding 50S ribosomal protein L2; its protein translation is MSVRKLKPITPGQRFRVVNNFDEITTNKPEKSLTVGISKSGGRNNTGKMTMRYTGGGHKQKYRIIDFKRNKFDVEATVKTVEYDPNRTAFIALLEYADGEKRYIIAPTGIKVDQKVISSETAEPNVGNAMKLKNIPLGTVISCIELKPGQGGIMARSAGSSAQLTSRDKKYVIIKLPSGESRMVLGECMAMVGAVSNHDHMLTVSGKAGRSRWLGRRPRTRPVVMNPVDHPMGGGEGKSSGGHPRSRNGMPSKGYKTRKKNKASNRHIISKRK